The DNA sequence TATGGGAGAGTGAAACCATGAAAGCGGCGCTCATGCGTCTTTGCCCACCTCGTCTATGGCCACATGCGTCGTATAATAATTCATGCCCTCGACCTATTCTTGTTAACCTTCGCCATGAAACGATGCTGCGCGAGTTAAATACTGCGCTAACCCTTTCATTGACGGATATCGTGGATCGATGGTGGAGCGACAAGGCCGCAAAGTTTCCCCAGAGGATGCCTCTTGAGCCAATAGAGGAGGGTCTCTTAAAGGTGAGTAAACGATCTCTCGTCATAGCTGTTTCGTTTTTGTTTCTAGTAGCTAACAAAGGAAATCCAGTACGTGCAACGTGCCCTGTCGCCTTACAAAGAACGCAAAGGATCGTGGAGGCCCGATTTCCTGGTTGAGGATATACACTGCGCAGATGGTGCCGTCCACGAAAACTTCCGAATCACCGAGATCAATGCCCGGTTTTCTTTCAATGCGTATATGCACGCAGTGTTTGGGCACACGGCTCTGGAAGATACGGGCATGGCAAGATATGGGCTCGTCCCTGCTACGACTCCGAAGAAGGTTCAAATCCACCATGCTCCATTTTCTAGCTCTTGACTACATTTAACAATTTTTTGTAGGTCATCGACGGACTATTCACTCTGTTTCGGCGAGATcgtcctctccatctcttgaaAGGTAAAGAGCCTGGCGTTGACTTCTACATGTTCGTCGAAGCTGTGAAGCGCCGCACAGGCTCGGCGCCACGAGTAATTGGCCCTTCAGACCTACGATTGGTGATCaacgagaaaagaaaaacggGTTATATGCTCTGTGCAATCTCAAAGGCACCTACCTGTCACGCTACTTCCACTGCAGCGTCTCCTGTCTTCGTCACCGAAGACGGAGAGTTTGTAGAAGAGATTTTTCAGGTTGGACTTGAGCTACACCAGCGTGAGCTGGTTGGTTTGCCTCTTAATATGCTCCAAGAGCTCTGTGCAATCTGCTTCAATGATCTGCGGACTATATTTCTAGTCCATGACAAGCGCATGCTAGGAATCATCAAGCAGGAGCTTCAGGATCAAGTTGCGCGCGGAGTGCTCAGCCAGCAACAAGCTGTGATTCTCGATCGCGGGATTGCAGATACCTATTTGCCGGGCTCGCCTGAG is a window from the Trichoderma atroviride chromosome 5, complete sequence genome containing:
- a CDS encoding uncharacterized protein (EggNog:ENOG41); translated protein: MFNEPFMQIHLGRGPRGFEEVSTVQAQGNFYLWESETMKAALMRLCPPRLWPHASYNNSCPRPILVNLRHETMLRELNTALTLSLTDIVDRWWSDKAAKFPQRMPLEPIEEGLLKYVQRALSPYKERKGSWRPDFLVEDIHCADGAVHENFRITEINARFSFNAYMHAVFGHTALEDTGMARYGLVPATTPKKVIDGLFTLFRRDRPLHLLKGKEPGVDFYMFVEAVKRRTGSAPRVIGPSDLRLVINEKRKTGYMLCAISKAPTCHATSTAASPVFVTEDGEFVEEIFQVGLELHQRELVGLPLNMLQELCAICFNDLRTIFLVHDKRMLGIIKQELQDQVARGVLSQQQAVILDRGIADTYLPGSPEIQEILDHSEKHPEVRQHFLLKAIRGGKGDGIVFGDEMTNEEWIAALQRRVSPGLDLETSSVVQRRIISRRYNMVLKASGEKVNYPLIGTYFTVNGAYLGLGGWRSSNERICTVGNGGAWICSVIRREDQFGETVLSQGEGLERN